A single region of the Candidatus Megaera polyxenophila genome encodes:
- a CDS encoding conjugal transfer protein TraW: MKNLVISIWIVMICSTTTALGFDFGKVGTSFVVEEEGFVEMMLRKLKEVNWEAENEKMKNIAIRRVQNPIAVAGIKPATENREFWHDPTYTLKEDVVLPCGKVLHKAGKAVNPLDYMDLERKVFFIDGREEKQVEWLKQQLVSGSSNEENKPENKVVLVGGSVFDLQEELGTEVYFDQAGELTTRFGIKGSPALAKQDGKMLRIEEFALDENNN; the protein is encoded by the coding sequence ATGAAGAATCTGGTTATAAGTATATGGATAGTAATGATTTGTTCTACGACTACGGCACTGGGTTTTGATTTCGGTAAGGTTGGAACAAGTTTTGTAGTTGAGGAAGAAGGTTTTGTAGAAATGATGCTGCGGAAATTAAAAGAGGTAAATTGGGAAGCAGAAAATGAGAAAATGAAAAACATTGCGATAAGAAGGGTGCAGAATCCTATAGCAGTAGCAGGAATCAAACCTGCTACCGAGAATAGGGAGTTTTGGCATGATCCGACTTATACTCTTAAGGAGGATGTTGTCCTGCCGTGCGGTAAGGTACTCCACAAAGCCGGTAAGGCGGTAAATCCTTTGGATTATATGGATTTAGAACGCAAGGTTTTTTTTATTGATGGAAGGGAGGAGAAGCAAGTTGAGTGGTTAAAACAGCAGTTGGTATCCGGTAGTAGTAATGAGGAGAACAAGCCGGAGAATAAGGTTGTTTTAGTTGGTGGTAGCGTATTTGATTTACAGGAAGAGCTTGGCACTGAAGTATACTTTGATCAAGCAGGGGAGCTAACTACCAGATTTGGTATTAAGGGAAGCCCTGCGCTAGCCAAGCAAGATGGTAAGATGCTCCGGATTGAAGAATTTGCTTTAGATGAGAATAATAATTGA
- a CDS encoding conjugal transfer protein TraC, with translation MKITDSLKDLANYCGLGVEGERKSDPMDAFGEHTAQVMGGAVPLSDFLVYDYFDEEQGLFFNNNDSIGFWYEINPLVGSNEGLEKNLTLFFNDELPEDIYLQFLIIAGTDISDILDTWEQGRKYGGEILAHITKSRRRFIENCAKDFASSRDGRLARNFRTFVACSRSLGIRSGKSIDLMTSFKRKLENKLNTEKLSPRLMKAEDLIVIGRELLQPDFGRSASKGRYSKYNNLSDQICKKFEGTVIKPESVIHEATNLQTRIFSPRELPESFSLSEMVALLGSGDRVIPARFVISYSLASSLGSSGTSRLTTQGMRSIHAAERDYTRHDISAREEAREWREVLDIHKKGERFLSESMLVMITSPQDNIDIAEESLKSLWNANDWKLGINNNLQLLSLLSTMPMSGSTYWKSLSFFKLTRNALSGEIVAKLPLQGEWRGVPQSGVLLMGRRGQLFNFNPFYRIGGGGNYNVVVIAPSGSGKTFTLEDLVTSCLAQGVAVFVMDIGASYKNICELLGGEMLRFDRGSKLSLNPFAGLSSSGAVYTKALSLLTQGVDLKKVAEITGLPQEKIEALAVGKSAASNLEKEKEGIEVLEIKDKKISGKTHFVTKDSMIYAKAMVASMCGLSGDVRGEAVIERAIAEGITEYGTELDITKLAKVFEELKDHRGNPVEGASAMSDSLYPYTEQGIHGRYFKSGKEASFKELLTLFELEEIKDDEPLLAVVLQIILMQITMQFLCGDRSRYFMLVVDEAWLIMDFAASFLERFARTVRKYGGSLVVCTQDLSSFSKGSSQRAILESSTWKLILQQKEEGITTFAKEEGYLPYLDLIRSVRKCSANRFSEILIDTNGAKVVGRLVTDPYSTALYSTEKDDFSFLMNEEKSGKSKHEAILQLSKKYGALSEDFRYVEKE, from the coding sequence ATGAAGATTACGGATAGTTTAAAGGATTTAGCCAATTATTGCGGACTTGGGGTAGAGGGGGAGCGTAAATCTGATCCAATGGATGCATTTGGAGAGCATACTGCGCAGGTAATGGGGGGAGCAGTGCCGCTATCTGATTTTCTTGTTTATGATTATTTTGATGAAGAGCAAGGATTATTTTTTAACAATAACGATAGTATTGGTTTCTGGTATGAGATTAATCCGTTAGTTGGATCTAATGAGGGCCTTGAGAAGAATCTGACGTTATTTTTCAATGACGAATTACCGGAAGATATTTACTTGCAGTTTCTAATTATTGCCGGCACTGATATTAGCGATATCCTAGATACATGGGAGCAGGGGCGAAAATACGGCGGGGAAATACTAGCCCATATAACTAAATCCCGCCGGCGTTTTATTGAAAATTGCGCCAAGGATTTTGCAAGTAGCAGAGATGGAAGACTGGCAAGGAATTTTCGGACGTTTGTTGCCTGTTCAAGGTCTTTAGGAATCAGGTCGGGGAAATCGATTGATCTAATGACTTCTTTTAAAAGAAAGCTTGAGAACAAGTTAAATACGGAAAAGCTTTCTCCAAGACTGATGAAAGCAGAGGATTTAATTGTCATCGGTAGGGAGTTACTGCAACCGGATTTTGGAAGAAGTGCCTCAAAAGGCCGGTATAGTAAATACAACAATTTATCCGATCAGATTTGCAAGAAGTTTGAGGGGACGGTTATTAAGCCTGAATCCGTTATACATGAGGCTACAAATCTTCAGACGAGGATTTTTTCACCAAGAGAGTTACCGGAGAGTTTTTCTCTGAGTGAAATGGTAGCGTTGCTCGGGTCAGGTGATAGGGTAATACCGGCAAGGTTTGTAATTAGCTATAGTCTGGCAAGTTCTTTAGGTAGCAGTGGAACATCTCGTTTAACGACTCAAGGAATGAGATCCATTCATGCAGCGGAGCGAGATTATACACGTCACGATATTAGTGCTAGAGAAGAAGCAAGAGAATGGAGAGAGGTACTAGATATTCATAAAAAAGGTGAGCGGTTTTTAAGCGAATCGATGCTAGTAATGATTACAAGCCCACAGGATAATATTGACATTGCCGAGGAATCTTTAAAAAGTCTTTGGAATGCCAATGACTGGAAACTGGGGATTAATAATAATCTGCAGCTACTGAGTTTATTAAGTACAATGCCGATGAGCGGTTCTACTTATTGGAAATCACTATCATTTTTCAAATTGACCAGAAATGCCCTAAGCGGAGAGATAGTAGCTAAATTACCTTTGCAAGGAGAATGGCGTGGTGTACCACAATCAGGAGTATTACTTATGGGCAGGCGGGGTCAATTATTTAATTTTAATCCGTTTTACAGGATTGGCGGCGGCGGTAATTACAATGTAGTAGTCATAGCACCTTCTGGAAGTGGAAAGACCTTTACTTTAGAGGATCTTGTGACGAGTTGCCTTGCACAAGGGGTAGCGGTATTTGTCATGGATATTGGAGCAAGTTACAAGAATATCTGTGAACTTTTAGGAGGAGAGATGCTGCGTTTTGATCGGGGCAGTAAATTATCATTAAATCCGTTTGCCGGTTTAAGCAGTAGCGGAGCGGTATATACCAAGGCATTATCATTGCTTACGCAAGGGGTCGATCTTAAAAAAGTAGCTGAAATCACCGGTCTGCCGCAAGAAAAGATAGAAGCCTTAGCAGTCGGTAAATCAGCTGCAAGTAATTTGGAAAAAGAGAAGGAAGGAATCGAGGTTTTAGAAATCAAGGATAAAAAGATAAGCGGTAAAACCCATTTTGTAACCAAGGACAGTATGATTTATGCAAAAGCAATGGTTGCTTCAATGTGTGGTTTAAGCGGTGATGTTAGAGGCGAAGCGGTGATCGAGAGAGCAATAGCTGAAGGGATAACAGAGTATGGTACTGAACTTGATATTACAAAATTAGCTAAGGTATTTGAAGAATTAAAGGATCACCGAGGGAATCCCGTTGAAGGAGCGTCAGCTATGTCCGATAGTCTGTATCCGTATACAGAGCAGGGTATTCACGGTCGTTATTTTAAATCCGGTAAAGAGGCCAGTTTTAAAGAACTGCTAACACTTTTTGAACTTGAAGAAATCAAGGACGATGAGCCTCTTTTAGCGGTGGTATTACAAATAATACTGATGCAGATTACGATGCAGTTTTTATGTGGTGATCGGAGTCGTTATTTTATGTTAGTAGTTGATGAGGCTTGGCTGATTATGGATTTTGCGGCTTCGTTTCTAGAGCGATTTGCTAGGACTGTTAGAAAATACGGAGGTAGTCTAGTTGTATGTACGCAAGATTTATCGAGTTTTAGTAAAGGCTCATCACAAAGGGCAATACTTGAGTCGTCTACGTGGAAATTAATTTTACAACAAAAAGAAGAGGGGATAACTACCTTTGCTAAGGAAGAGGGATACCTGCCTTACTTGGATTTAATCCGCTCTGTTCGTAAATGCTCTGCTAACCGCTTTTCTGAGATATTAATCGATACTAATGGTGCGAAGGTGGTAGGAAGGCTTGTCACCGATCCTTATAGTACTGCTTTATATTCTACGGAAAAGGATGATTTTAGCTTTTTAATGAATGAGGAGAAGTCAGGTAAAAGCAAGCATGAGGCTATTTTGCAATTATCAAAGAAATACGGCGCATTATCTGAAGATTTTAGGTACGTAGAAAAGGAATAA
- a CDS encoding traB pilus assembly, whose translation MMFKKILQLMKSSSRLDDDKLKKVVNTESLSLGGDRERNNLTRIKQIRLFIGLLIVVVIILGFLINYVQEKTIVEKPVVAPQTLKVELADKALDPDKMWRNHHEEALKAKTDELNKRIVQAEASVEETKNKFIEESRLQVESLKEQLKMAKAEMDEANRMLRGVAAREEERLNAEPLHKATAIEMQGFDNDTEFDMPKSAADYVPEGTYFTGYLLGGIVVSTALGAADENSTPVNIQLKGRGNLAKQNGLDISKCRIIGSAYGDLSSERAFIRLEKMVCEEDGMYITSEIAGDVHGPDGFNGIKGTVVSTGAKHIKNAAIGGLISGLAGSAKGQEGINITSGGLVSTKSKGFKDMATGGLLSGASNAGEKIADYYLRQAESMSPVLTIPGGVRVNPQIIKGFFIGQVNTHRKIKAKRLTDKGNKRVEQHRQKEVLKANEQEEASDDGWK comes from the coding sequence ATGATGTTTAAGAAGATATTACAGTTAATGAAATCATCATCCCGCTTGGATGACGATAAGTTAAAGAAAGTAGTTAATACCGAAAGTTTGAGTCTCGGCGGTGATCGAGAGAGGAATAATTTAACACGTATTAAGCAAATCAGATTATTTATCGGTTTGCTAATTGTCGTAGTGATCATTTTAGGGTTTTTAATCAATTATGTGCAGGAAAAAACGATAGTGGAAAAACCCGTGGTAGCCCCTCAAACTCTAAAAGTAGAGCTTGCGGACAAGGCACTTGATCCTGATAAGATGTGGCGGAATCATCACGAGGAGGCATTAAAGGCCAAAACCGATGAACTAAACAAGCGAATAGTGCAAGCTGAAGCTTCGGTAGAGGAGACAAAGAATAAGTTCATAGAGGAAAGTCGCTTGCAGGTGGAGAGTTTAAAGGAGCAATTAAAAATGGCTAAAGCAGAGATGGATGAGGCAAACAGGATGCTAAGAGGGGTAGCAGCTAGAGAGGAGGAGCGTTTAAATGCTGAGCCTCTGCATAAAGCTACGGCAATAGAGATGCAAGGTTTTGATAATGACACTGAGTTTGACATGCCGAAGTCTGCGGCTGATTATGTACCGGAAGGAACGTATTTTACCGGATATCTGCTTGGCGGAATTGTAGTATCAACGGCCCTTGGCGCAGCAGACGAGAACTCAACCCCGGTAAATATCCAGTTAAAGGGTCGGGGAAATTTGGCAAAGCAAAACGGGCTTGATATTAGTAAATGCCGAATAATAGGAAGTGCTTATGGCGATTTATCGAGTGAGAGAGCATTTATCCGTTTGGAGAAAATGGTGTGTGAAGAGGACGGCATGTATATCACCAGTGAAATAGCCGGAGATGTACACGGACCTGATGGATTTAACGGAATTAAGGGAACGGTAGTATCGACGGGAGCAAAACATATAAAGAATGCTGCGATCGGTGGGTTAATTAGTGGGTTAGCCGGTAGTGCCAAGGGGCAGGAGGGGATAAATATTACAAGCGGCGGATTAGTGTCAACTAAGAGCAAAGGTTTTAAGGATATGGCAACCGGGGGACTGCTGAGCGGAGCAAGTAATGCAGGAGAAAAGATAGCCGATTATTACCTCCGGCAAGCTGAAAGCATGTCACCGGTATTGACTATTCCGGGAGGCGTGCGGGTAAACCCTCAGATAATAAAAGGCTTTTTTATCGGTCAGGTAAATACGCATCGTAAGATCAAGGCAAAAAGATTGACGGATAAAGGAAACAAGAGAGTAGAGCAGCATAGGCAAAAGGAGGTACTTAAAGCAAATGAGCAGGAGGAGGCTAGCGATGACGGTTGGAAATAA
- a CDS encoding F pilus assembly protein traE, whose amino-acid sequence MEKQVMVKNIDQVARQRNFLLLLVIVSVFSVAALSLKLITTEAKVILAPGLNQEVWTSDKGVSISYLEETSAMYMPLLLDLTSDSIDWKKELLMNHVSQSDAKYMRLINEYFAASKEKYKRFSLSTHFAVKSFEVNQKELTVKAIGQLNSRFGERGVQNIPAVYGLSFEWRAGKLLLKEFVKLSKEEEELYDHEQN is encoded by the coding sequence ATGGAAAAGCAGGTAATGGTTAAGAATATAGATCAGGTAGCAAGGCAACGGAATTTTCTGCTGCTGCTGGTGATAGTAAGCGTATTTTCGGTTGCAGCTCTTAGTCTTAAGCTAATTACAACCGAGGCAAAGGTGATTTTAGCTCCGGGTTTGAATCAGGAAGTCTGGACATCAGATAAGGGGGTGTCAATTAGTTATTTAGAAGAAACGTCAGCAATGTACATGCCGTTACTACTTGATCTGACCTCTGATTCCATTGACTGGAAAAAAGAGCTGCTGATGAACCACGTATCACAAAGTGATGCAAAATATATGAGATTGATTAACGAATATTTTGCTGCCAGCAAGGAGAAGTACAAACGATTTTCATTAAGTACTCATTTTGCAGTTAAAAGCTTTGAGGTTAATCAGAAAGAGCTGACAGTTAAAGCTATCGGTCAATTAAACAGCCGGTTCGGTGAGCGTGGCGTGCAGAATATACCGGCTGTTTACGGTCTTAGTTTTGAATGGAGGGCGGGGAAGTTATTGTTGAAGGAGTTTGTCAAGTTAAGCAAAGAAGAAGAGGAATTATATGACCATGAGCAAAACTAG
- a CDS encoding lipoprotein gives MVRRVFTKCLNQELKIFNFSVGSLIGGGILLVLGALSKGLMWGIGAGVIGFMIGRWLSRQWFLGQIQRKLYWYFPFEKIFIDKNTPPSYLRSLM, from the coding sequence ATGGTAAGAAGAGTATTTACCAAATGTCTGAATCAGGAATTAAAAATATTTAATTTCTCGGTCGGTTCTTTAATTGGTGGTGGCATCTTGCTTGTACTAGGGGCCTTGAGTAAAGGTCTGATGTGGGGCATAGGGGCAGGGGTCATTGGTTTCATGATTGGGCGATGGTTATCAAGGCAATGGTTTTTAGGACAAATACAGCGCAAGCTCTATTGGTATTTTCCGTTTGAGAAAATTTTTATTGATAAGAACACCCCTCCTTCTTATTTGCGCAGTTTGATGTAA
- a CDS encoding cro/Cl family transcriptional regulator, with the protein MGRKNTYLEQIDKFIGHKIYSLRLEKGLSREQLSQVIGVTHQQLQKYETGANRVTASRLLLIAKALEQEIPYFYEGFEAGDNSPTILENQRLCIEVARNFRRIGNREHQDAINLLVKSLL; encoded by the coding sequence ATGGGAAGAAAAAATACTTATTTAGAGCAAATAGATAAATTTATTGGTCATAAAATCTATTCTTTAAGATTGGAAAAAGGATTATCTCGTGAACAATTATCGCAAGTGATTGGCGTTACTCACCAGCAGCTGCAAAAATACGAAACCGGAGCTAATCGAGTGACTGCTTCAAGACTACTGCTAATTGCTAAAGCTTTGGAGCAGGAGATACCATATTTTTACGAAGGTTTTGAAGCAGGTGATAACAGTCCAACTATACTTGAAAACCAACGCCTTTGCATTGAAGTAGCAAGGAACTTCAGGCGTATTGGTAATAGGGAACATCAGGACGCAATTAATCTTCTTGTTAAATCCTTGTTGTAG
- a CDS encoding autotransporter beta-domain protein has product MANVAGSIMDRLTHLYLIDTGNMGVSGGDGESDYGLWTRGSYGSGIFKPQNSLAIKQKCRGGSIGFDGKIDDDTIIGIALNHNRTKLTPKSTPETVVSNISNNTVNKFSGDIRSLIGSLYGSINMSERLVLSGEFRLGQVDAKMNYQSLINGNSRFRLKGGLLGGSLAADYYYPIGKLFLVPNFGVSYETVRFKGKNQGNLKIEKLAIRRPAITGGIALIGVFQAGEYQLIPEIRASYEAAFSSKSNKLKISNNGGLSLSDYRISMPKDSYRLGASMGISFSRFEASVGYERTGYKRYLGNSFYGKLRINI; this is encoded by the coding sequence ATGGCAAATGTTGCAGGTAGCATAATGGACAGACTTACACATCTGTATTTGATTGATACCGGCAATATGGGTGTATCCGGCGGAGATGGGGAATCAGATTATGGCCTGTGGACTCGAGGAAGCTATGGAAGCGGCATATTCAAACCTCAGAATTCGCTTGCGATAAAGCAGAAATGTAGGGGAGGATCTATCGGTTTTGACGGCAAGATAGATGATGATACCATCATTGGTATTGCTCTAAATCATAACCGGACAAAACTTACGCCAAAATCTACTCCTGAAACTGTAGTAAGTAATATCAGCAATAATACCGTTAACAAGTTTAGCGGTGATATCAGATCACTCATAGGTAGCCTTTACGGAAGTATTAACATGAGTGAAAGGTTGGTGCTCAGTGGTGAATTCAGGCTTGGGCAGGTTGACGCTAAAATGAATTATCAGTCCTTAATTAATGGAAATAGTAGATTCAGGTTAAAAGGCGGTTTACTTGGGGGATCGCTAGCAGCTGATTATTATTACCCTATAGGTAAACTCTTTCTAGTACCAAACTTTGGCGTTTCCTATGAGACCGTAAGATTCAAGGGCAAGAATCAGGGAAATTTAAAAATCGAAAAGCTTGCTATCCGCAGACCTGCAATTACAGGAGGAATTGCTCTAATAGGGGTTTTTCAAGCTGGAGAGTATCAATTAATTCCGGAAATCAGAGCATCTTATGAAGCTGCCTTTTCCTCTAAATCAAACAAACTAAAGATAAGCAATAATGGCGGCCTGTCTCTTTCTGATTATAGGATATCCATGCCGAAGGATTCATACAGACTTGGAGCAAGTATGGGTATTTCCTTTTCAAGGTTTGAGGCAAGTGTCGGTTATGAGAGGACAGGCTACAAGCGTTATTTAGGGAACAGTTTTTATGGAAAGCTGCGGATAAACATTTAA
- a CDS encoding integrase, with amino-acid sequence MTKKHIKNFSAEYKTKVVLELLESEVTISQLSKKYEITPKTIQNWKKHFLSNASMAFEPAKVVSEYKTEIEELKSQNDELAKALGKATIERDWALGKLNGLDIANKRDLVDSKLKELSMARQCELLKINRSMLYYQPQIMSLYNKKIMDRIDEIYTDNPEYGYRFIYKSLLEEGLNIGRDRTLKYMGIMGIEAIYPKKKKSISMQNKDHKIYPYLLEPYWQIYNGSRSVYVPRSNEVWSGDITYIRTPIGFMYMAAIIDWHSKAILSYKLSNSMDASLVTSILEDALSKYPPPLIFNSDQGSQYTGSEHIKILEKYGIQISMNGKGRSIDNIVMERFFKTLKYNCIFINEFNNISELREGINIYVDKYNNRRFHSSIGYKKPMDVYLNALQNAA; translated from the coding sequence ATGACAAAAAAGCATATTAAAAATTTCAGTGCAGAATATAAAACTAAAGTAGTGTTGGAATTACTAGAATCGGAGGTAACTATATCTCAATTATCAAAGAAATATGAAATTACTCCAAAGACTATTCAAAATTGGAAGAAGCATTTTTTAAGTAATGCATCAATGGCTTTTGAGCCGGCAAAAGTAGTCAGTGAGTACAAAACAGAAATTGAGGAGTTAAAATCTCAAAATGATGAATTAGCAAAAGCTCTGGGGAAGGCTACAATAGAGAGGGACTGGGCGTTGGGAAAGCTAAACGGCTTGGATATAGCAAATAAACGAGATCTTGTCGATTCCAAGCTGAAAGAATTATCAATGGCAAGACAATGCGAATTATTGAAGATAAATAGATCTATGCTTTATTATCAGCCCCAAATAATGAGCTTATACAACAAAAAGATTATGGATAGAATAGATGAAATATATACAGATAATCCAGAGTATGGTTATCGTTTTATTTATAAATCTTTATTAGAGGAAGGATTAAATATTGGTAGAGATCGTACTCTCAAATACATGGGTATTATGGGTATAGAGGCTATTTATCCAAAGAAAAAGAAATCTATCTCTATGCAGAATAAAGATCATAAGATATATCCATATCTCCTTGAGCCTTATTGGCAAATATATAACGGTAGTCGGTCTGTATACGTACCAAGATCAAATGAAGTATGGAGCGGGGATATAACATACATTAGAACCCCGATAGGCTTTATGTATATGGCAGCAATTATAGATTGGCACAGTAAAGCTATATTGAGTTATAAACTGTCAAATTCAATGGATGCAAGCCTTGTAACGAGTATTTTAGAAGACGCTCTTAGTAAGTACCCACCTCCGCTGATATTCAATAGTGATCAAGGTAGTCAGTATACCGGCTCAGAACATATAAAAATACTCGAGAAATACGGTATACAAATCTCTATGAACGGTAAAGGCAGAAGCATCGATAACATTGTTATGGAGAGATTTTTTAAGACTCTAAAATATAATTGTATATTTATAAATGAATTTAACAATATCTCAGAACTTAGGGAGGGGATTAACATATATGTAGATAAATATAATAATAGAAGATTTCATTCTAGTATTGGTTATAAAAAACCTATGGATGTTTATCTCAATGCATTACAAAATGCAGCATGA
- a CDS encoding integrase, whose amino-acid sequence MGKLNGLDIANKRDLVDSKLKELSMARQCELLKINRSMLYYQPQIMSLYNKKIMDRIDEIYTDNPEYGYRFIYKSLLEEGLNIGRDRTLKYMGIMGIEAIYPKKKKSISMQNKDHKIYPYLLEPYWQIYNGSRSVYVPRSNEVWSGDITYIRTPIGFMYMAAIIDWHSKAILSYKLSNSMDASLVTSILEDALSKYPPPLIFNSDQGSQYTGSEHIKILEKYGIQISMNGKGRSIDNIVMERFFKTLKYNCIFINEFNNISELREGINIYVDKYNNRRFHSSIGYKKPMDVYLNALQNAA is encoded by the coding sequence TTGGGAAAGCTAAACGGCTTGGATATAGCAAATAAACGAGATCTTGTCGATTCCAAGCTGAAAGAATTATCAATGGCAAGACAATGCGAATTATTGAAGATAAATAGATCTATGCTTTATTATCAGCCCCAAATAATGAGCTTATACAACAAAAAGATTATGGATAGAATAGATGAAATATATACAGATAATCCAGAGTATGGTTATCGTTTTATTTATAAATCTTTATTAGAGGAAGGATTAAATATTGGTAGAGATCGTACTCTCAAATACATGGGTATTATGGGTATAGAGGCTATTTATCCAAAGAAAAAGAAATCTATCTCTATGCAGAATAAAGATCATAAGATATATCCATATCTCCTTGAGCCTTATTGGCAAATATATAACGGTAGTCGGTCTGTATACGTACCAAGATCAAATGAAGTATGGAGCGGGGATATAACATACATTAGAACCCCGATAGGCTTTATGTATATGGCAGCAATTATAGATTGGCACAGTAAAGCTATATTGAGTTATAAACTGTCAAATTCAATGGATGCAAGCCTTGTAACGAGTATTTTAGAAGACGCTCTTAGTAAGTACCCACCTCCGCTGATATTCAATAGTGATCAAGGTAGTCAGTATACCGGCTCAGAACATATAAAAATACTCGAGAAATACGGTATACAAATCTCTATGAACGGTAAAGGCAGAAGCATCGATAACATTGTTATGGAGAGATTTTTTAAGACTCTAAAATATAATTGTATATTTATAAATGAATTTAACAATATCTCAGAACTTAGGGAGGGGATTAACATATATGTAGATAAATATAATAATAGAAGATTTCATTCTAGTATTGGTTATAAAAAACCTATGGATGTTTATCTCAATGCATTACAAAATGCAGCATGA
- a CDS encoding primosomal replication protein N, translating to MNSLFDTCGKFFKPGDVIIHKWYKQFCLEDGNPDLVAITILGDIVAWYRYSGLKNQDKFL from the coding sequence ATGAATTCTCTTTTTGATACTTGCGGTAAGTTTTTTAAACCTGGTGATGTCATTATTCATAAATGGTACAAACAGTTTTGCCTTGAAGATGGAAACCCTGATCTGGTGGCAATAACCATTCTTGGTGATATTGTTGCCTGGTATCGATATAGTGGACTGAAAAATCAAGACAAATTTTTGTAG
- a CDS encoding transposase, whose amino-acid sequence MRKSNIIDYKNPTQNLVTDVLSEFLRESAQKMLQLAIEEEVQNFISSYQDKLLTNGSKQVVRNGYLPERNIQTGIGEVAVKVPRVRDRGKEDIKFSSNLIPQYMRRTVTIDVLLPLLYLKGISTTDFADSFEPILGSKPKNLSPNVISRLKSEWYDQYLLWQRRDLTKKKYVYFWVDGIYLQARMESEKNCILVIIGVDEYGKKELVAIDDGFRESKESWQGLLLDIKSRGLIHSPALAVGDGALGFWGALTEEYPTTVHQRCWVHKTSNILNKLPKSQQAKAKQMIHNIYMASSREEAESSWKKFILAYSAKYPKATECLLKNEKELLAFYDFPGEHWIHLRTTNPIESTFATVKHRTRKSRNCFSRNTIIAATYKLFLEAEKRWKPLRGKNRIAQVINMEKFIDGIHVSEISNDNLNEKKYVA is encoded by the coding sequence ATGAGAAAGAGTAATATAATTGATTATAAAAATCCAACACAAAATTTAGTAACAGATGTATTAAGTGAGTTTTTAAGGGAGTCAGCTCAAAAAATGTTGCAACTAGCTATAGAGGAAGAGGTACAAAATTTTATATCATCCTACCAAGATAAGTTACTTACTAATGGGAGTAAACAAGTCGTCCGCAATGGCTACTTACCTGAGCGCAACATACAAACCGGTATAGGAGAGGTAGCAGTAAAAGTACCACGGGTAAGAGATAGAGGTAAAGAGGATATAAAATTCTCTTCTAATCTGATTCCGCAATACATGAGGCGTACGGTTACTATAGATGTTCTATTACCGCTACTTTATTTAAAGGGAATATCTACTACAGATTTTGCTGATAGCTTTGAACCTATATTGGGTAGCAAGCCAAAGAACTTATCACCTAATGTAATATCCAGGCTAAAATCTGAGTGGTATGATCAATATTTGTTATGGCAAAGACGAGATTTAACAAAGAAGAAATATGTCTACTTCTGGGTTGATGGTATTTATTTACAGGCAAGAATGGAATCGGAGAAGAACTGTATTTTGGTAATAATTGGTGTTGATGAATACGGAAAAAAGGAATTGGTCGCTATAGATGATGGTTTTAGAGAAAGCAAGGAAAGCTGGCAAGGATTATTACTCGACATAAAAAGCAGAGGTCTGATACACTCTCCTGCCTTAGCTGTTGGAGATGGAGCACTTGGTTTTTGGGGAGCTCTGACAGAAGAATATCCTACTACGGTACATCAGCGCTGTTGGGTACATAAGACTTCTAATATTTTGAATAAGTTACCAAAATCTCAGCAAGCTAAAGCCAAGCAAATGATACATAATATTTATATGGCTAGTTCTAGAGAAGAAGCTGAATCCAGTTGGAAAAAATTTATCTTGGCTTATTCTGCTAAATATCCTAAGGCTACAGAATGCTTATTGAAAAATGAAAAAGAGTTATTAGCTTTTTACGATTTTCCAGGGGAGCACTGGATACATTTGCGGACAACTAATCCTATTGAATCTACCTTTGCTACGGTTAAGCATAGAACTAGAAAATCTAGGAATTGTTTTTCGAGAAATACTATTATTGCTGCTACCTATAAATTATTCCTTGAAGCAGAAAAAAGGTGGAAACCTTTACGAGGTAAAAACCGCATTGCCCAAGTTATTAATATGGAAAAATTTATAGATGGAATTCATGTAAGTGAAATTAGTAACGATAACTTAAATGAGAAAAAATATGTTGCCTAA